CCAACCAGCCGGGGTCGATGGGGCACCCCTTTCCGGGAGTCGAGGTCACCATCCGCGGCCCTCGCGGCGAGCACTGCCCGGTCGGCACCACCGGCGAGATCTGCGTGGAGGGCGCCAACGTCTTCCCCGGCTACGTGGGCGAGGAGGGGCGCGATCCCGAGCAGTTCTGGGGCGGCGCCCTGCGCACCGGCGACCTGGGCGTGTGCGGGCCGGACGGCACCATCCGCTTCCGCGGCTGCCTGAAGCCGATGTTCACACGCAGCGGCTTCAACATCTACCCGCGCGAGATCGAGCGCGTCATCCAGGAAGACCCTCGCGTGGCCGACGCCTCCGTGACCGCGGTGCCGGACGGGGCCAAGGAGAACGAGATCGCACTCACCGTCGTCCCCGCACCCGGCGCCGAGCTGGGCGAGGAGGACGTGCGCCGCCTCTGCCGCGACGGCCTCGCCGCCTACAAGCAGCCGGGGCGCATCACGATCGAACCCGCCTGACCCGCCGCGTCTCAGGCACGGCCGGGACGGGCGCGGGCATCGGGGCCGCCGCGATCTTCTCCGCGTTCTCCGCGGCGGGGCGCGCGGCCTTCTCCGCTTCCCTGGACGCCGCGATGATCATGGCGACCGCGCCCACGATCACCACGGCGGAGAGGGCGACGCGCGCGTCCAGCGCCTCACCGGCGAGCGCCCATCCCAGCACGACCGCCACCAGCGGGTTCACGTACGCGTAGGTGGATGCGCGCGAAGGGCTTACCACGCCCAGCAGCCAGATGTACGCGGTGAACGCCACCAGCGACCCGAACACCGTCAGATACGCCAGCGCCGCCAGCGACTTCGCCGAGAAGGCGGATGGATCCACCCGCCCCGCCTCGCCCGTCGCCAGCCCCGCGGCCATCAGCAGCGCGCCGCCCGCCAGCATCTGCATGGAGGTGGCGAGGAACGGCGAAGCCGGGAGCGGCGCCTCGCGAGAGTAGAGCGAGCCCGCCGCCCAGCTCATCGCGGCGACCACCACGACCAGCGCACCCAGCACGTCCACCCGTCCGCCGCCCAGCTCCTGCGGCCCCACCAGGATCACCAGCCCCCCAAAGCCCAGCACCACCCCAGCCGCCGTGCGCGCGGAAGGCCGCCGCCCGCCGGGACGCAGCCATTCCAGCAGCACGATCCAGAGCGGCTCCACCGCCACCAGCAGCGCCGCGATCCCGCTGGCGACGCGGTGCTCGGCCCAGACGACCGCGCCGTTGCCGAACAGCAGCAGCATCCCGCCCAGCAGGAACGCCGAGCGCCAGTGCACGCGCATGGGAGGCGCGACGCCGCGCATCCTCATCAACAGGTAGAGGATCGCCCCCGCCGTCATGAAGCGTGTCCCCGCCATCATGAACGGCGGGAGCGTCTCGATGGCGTAGCGGATCGCCAGGTACGTCGAACCCCAGATCAGATACACCGCGGCGAAGGCGGCCAGCACCGCCGCCCTCGGCTCGCCCGCGCGCGACTCACCCACGGCCCGCCTCCTGTGGAATGGGAAGCGCGGCCGTCTCCTTGACCGTGTCCATGACGATGGTGGAGCGCGTGGAGACGATCGTGTCGATCTCCCCGAAGCGCTCGGAAAGGAGCACGCTGAGCGCCCGCGCGTTGGCGACGCGCACCTTGACCAGGAAGCAGTCCTCGCCCGCCACGTGGTGCACCTCCTGCACCTCGCGGAGCTCCGCCAGGCGTCGGGACGTGTTCACCGCACCCGCACGCTCACTCGCGCGCACGAAGACGAAAGCGGTCAGCCCCAGCCCCACCGCCTCGGGATTCACACGCGCGGCGTACCCCATGATCACGCCGCGCTCCTCCAGCTTCCGCACCCGCTCCAGGATCGCCGAGGGCGCCATCCCCATCTGCCGCGCGAGCTCCGCGTTGGAGGTGCGCGCGTTCTCCTGCAGGAGCGCCACGATGCGCAGGTCCACGTCGTCCATACGTTCTCTCCACCAGCATGATCACCGAACATCGTACTCCGGATTGAGCAGCAATCTGCGTTCCCGCACCTTGCATGCGCAACACCGGAGAACAATATTCGTTCGAGCAGCGGGCATCTTGCCCCGCGGTGGAGCGGCGCGCATCTTCCGCCGCCACACGAGCGAACCCAGCGGAAGAGAAAAGCCATGATGCACGACGACAGCGCGGAGGCCGCGGCCCACCGCTTCGCGACCCTGGCGGTGCACGCCGGGCAGACGCCCGACCCCACCACCGGCGCCATCATGACGCCGGTGTACCAGACCTCCACCTACGTGCAGCCGGAGCTG
Above is a window of Longimicrobium sp. DNA encoding:
- a CDS encoding Lrp/AsnC family transcriptional regulator — encoded protein: MDDVDLRIVALLQENARTSNAELARQMGMAPSAILERVRKLEERGVIMGYAARVNPEAVGLGLTAFVFVRASERAGAVNTSRRLAELREVQEVHHVAGEDCFLVKVRVANARALSVLLSERFGEIDTIVSTRSTIVMDTVKETAALPIPQEAGRG
- a CDS encoding EamA family transporter, with amino-acid sequence MGESRAGEPRAAVLAAFAAVYLIWGSTYLAIRYAIETLPPFMMAGTRFMTAGAILYLLMRMRGVAPPMRVHWRSAFLLGGMLLLFGNGAVVWAEHRVASGIAALLVAVEPLWIVLLEWLRPGGRRPSARTAAGVVLGFGGLVILVGPQELGGGRVDVLGALVVVVAAMSWAAGSLYSREAPLPASPFLATSMQMLAGGALLMAAGLATGEAGRVDPSAFSAKSLAALAYLTVFGSLVAFTAYIWLLGVVSPSRASTYAYVNPLVAVVLGWALAGEALDARVALSAVVIVGAVAMIIAASREAEKAARPAAENAEKIAAAPMPAPVPAVPETRRVRRVRS
- a CDS encoding AMP-binding protein, with amino-acid sequence NQPGSMGHPFPGVEVTIRGPRGEHCPVGTTGEICVEGANVFPGYVGEEGRDPEQFWGGALRTGDLGVCGPDGTIRFRGCLKPMFTRSGFNIYPREIERVIQEDPRVADASVTAVPDGAKENEIALTVVPAPGAELGEEDVRRLCRDGLAAYKQPGRITIEPA